The DNA window TGGTTCCCCGGGGAGGGGTTCCTCATGCGTGTCCCTGATTGAACGGCGACCCTCCAGGGCGTGATGAATGATCGACACCCATTGCCATCTCGATGCGACACGTTTCGACACTGACCGGAATCAGGTGCTGGAGCGCGCGTGGGCCGCGGGGCTTCAAGGCATCGTCATCCCCGGCGTGGGGCCTCATGACTGGGAGCCGCTGCTCGCGTTGACCCGGCAGGACGCTCGCCTGCAGGTGGGCCTGGGCATCCATCCGCAACTCCTGCCGGAGATGCCCGCGGAGCAGGACGACGCGGCGCTGGAGCTGCTCGACGCGCTGCTGTCGATGGGCGGCGCGGCGGCGGTGGGCGAGTGTGGACTGGACGGCCCCTCGCTTCTGGGTGCGCCCCTGGAGCGGCAACTGTCCGTGCTGCGACGCCATCTCGCCCTCGCGCGCAAGCACCAGCTCCCCGTGCTGATGCATTGTCACCGGCTCCATCCCGCGCTCATCGACCTGCTCAAGCAGGAGCAGATGCCCGAGGCGGGCGTACTCATGCACAGCTACAGCGGCGGCGTGGAGCTGGCGCGCTTCTATCTCCAGAAGGGCTGTCACTTCTCCTTCGCGGGCCCCGTGACGTGGGCGGAGGCTCGCAAGCCCCTGGACGCGCTGCGCGCGATTCCGTTGGAGCGGCTGATGGCGGAGACGGATGCCCCGGACCAGGCCCCCACGCCCCACCGGGGTGGGCGCTCCGAGCCGGCCTACCTGCCCCACATCCTGGAGGGAATGGCGCGTGTGCGAGGAGAGCCCGCTGACGAGGTCGCCCAGCGGACGACCGAGAACGCCCGTCGCTTCTTCCGGGAAGGTTTCCCCCGCGCTTC is part of the Myxococcus landrumus genome and encodes:
- a CDS encoding TatD family hydrolase encodes the protein MIDTHCHLDATRFDTDRNQVLERAWAAGLQGIVIPGVGPHDWEPLLALTRQDARLQVGLGIHPQLLPEMPAEQDDAALELLDALLSMGGAAAVGECGLDGPSLLGAPLERQLSVLRRHLALARKHQLPVLMHCHRLHPALIDLLKQEQMPEAGVLMHSYSGGVELARFYLQKGCHFSFAGPVTWAEARKPLDALRAIPLERLMAETDAPDQAPTPHRGGRSEPAYLPHILEGMARVRGEPADEVAQRTTENARRFFREGFPRASR